From the Cryptosporangium aurantiacum genome, one window contains:
- a CDS encoding DUF7379 domain-containing protein has product MPELERDNELELAYGVRIRSSGVSATVGDVQRAPTAGGPVRSVAPDDFLADAGEAGARLASVVADAGLRPVLSVPLDDLTVPPGASRTVRAITGDAPFVEISVPGPDPDEGQVVLEVDDAGLVRWHVDVEAALTAAAIADGTPVPPRHVAPVRGGTDQTFRIPVVQVDADGLGGGQRGLLGFGVRKILHLIRFPIEAAAAAAGKAVVGWWEDRHRPHALQLLTPGTLGDVPPPNGVSTARIAELADKPFLVLVHGTFSTIRGGFGGLNRAGTGGPDLTALVAKYEGRVLGFDHQTLHVDPATNADWFLKRLPTDRPVTLDLLTHSRGGLVGRRIAEPDRAAAAGVPTPNVRRLIHVGTPNGGTVLASPKRWTTLIDVFTNLFALLPEETASTTAQAVIELVKQVATGVFNGLAGLTAMDPGNPAVASANALPLGGGLGGAAGVARAIASDYSPGAGDLRFKALNALVDPFFGAGNDLVVPTQGVFEAGDYRVTAPFVVPLPNTVVHTAFFSDARVRAKLGEWLPGAN; this is encoded by the coding sequence GTGCCTGAGCTGGAGCGCGACAACGAGCTGGAGTTGGCGTACGGCGTCCGGATCCGGTCGTCCGGCGTCAGCGCGACGGTCGGCGACGTGCAGCGGGCCCCCACCGCGGGCGGTCCGGTCCGGAGCGTTGCACCCGACGACTTCCTCGCCGACGCCGGTGAGGCCGGTGCCCGACTCGCGTCGGTGGTGGCGGACGCCGGGCTGCGGCCGGTGCTCTCGGTGCCGCTGGACGACCTGACGGTGCCGCCGGGGGCGTCCCGGACCGTGCGCGCGATCACCGGCGACGCCCCGTTCGTCGAGATCTCGGTGCCCGGCCCCGACCCGGACGAGGGCCAAGTCGTCCTCGAGGTCGACGACGCCGGGCTGGTGCGCTGGCACGTCGACGTCGAGGCGGCGCTCACCGCAGCCGCGATCGCCGACGGGACGCCCGTCCCGCCGCGCCACGTCGCCCCGGTGCGCGGCGGAACCGACCAGACGTTCCGGATCCCGGTCGTGCAGGTCGACGCGGACGGCCTCGGCGGCGGGCAGCGTGGCTTACTCGGGTTCGGCGTCCGGAAGATCCTGCACCTGATCCGGTTCCCGATCGAGGCCGCAGCCGCAGCGGCGGGCAAGGCGGTCGTCGGCTGGTGGGAGGACCGCCATCGGCCACACGCCCTGCAACTGCTCACTCCGGGGACGCTGGGCGACGTACCACCGCCGAACGGCGTGTCCACCGCCCGGATCGCCGAGCTGGCCGACAAGCCGTTCCTGGTCCTGGTGCACGGCACGTTCAGCACGATCCGGGGCGGCTTCGGCGGACTGAATCGCGCCGGTACCGGCGGCCCCGACCTGACCGCCCTCGTCGCCAAGTACGAGGGCCGGGTACTCGGATTCGACCACCAGACGCTGCACGTCGACCCCGCCACCAACGCGGACTGGTTCCTGAAGCGGTTACCGACCGACCGTCCGGTCACGCTCGACCTGCTCACCCACTCCCGTGGTGGCCTGGTCGGACGCCGGATCGCCGAGCCCGACCGCGCTGCGGCCGCCGGCGTGCCGACGCCGAACGTCCGCCGCCTGATCCACGTCGGGACGCCGAACGGCGGCACCGTGCTGGCCTCGCCGAAGCGCTGGACGACGTTGATCGACGTGTTCACGAACCTGTTCGCGCTGCTGCCCGAGGAGACGGCGTCGACCACGGCCCAGGCGGTGATCGAGCTGGTGAAGCAGGTGGCGACCGGCGTCTTCAACGGGCTGGCCGGCCTCACCGCGATGGACCCGGGCAACCCGGCGGTGGCCTCGGCCAACGCCCTGCCGCTCGGCGGTGGTCTCGGCGGAGCGGCCGGTGTGGCGCGGGCCATCGCGTCGGACTACAGCCCGGGCGCGGGCGACCTGCGGTTCAAAGCGCTGAACGCGCTCGTCGACCCGTTCTTCGGTGCGGGCAACGACCTGGTGGTGCCCACCCAGGGTGTGTTCGAGGCCGGGGACTACCGGGTCACCGCCCCGTTCGTGGTGCCGTTGCCGAACACGGTCGTGCACACCGCGTTCTTCTCGGACGCCCGGGTGCGCGCCAAGCTCGGCGAGTGGCTCCCCGGCGCGAACTAG
- a CDS encoding CHAT domain-containing protein produces the protein MQPLSVDDLAVVLRALGDRDRRIRAAASEVLRYVPVGPDVVRAAAPLGLPLSPADAASRAVRPPAEPAGPVERRLLGTAPADWPAVVEALAREQPEALLGRALARVAGPAQLLSVCRPALEERSAGTRRTAWSTLYVAAPALSGLPPEAEMTGDERDVPYAALARLLVLVASSEPRPGAGAIPPERPRPPILPQEPSYPPAAPPRPPTSPPPQEPPPQEPPPQEPPPQEPPPQEPTRRPPSAVPPSVQPPAQPPPRPTPAPPSYEQPPYGPAPGPPPQEPAPPSYEQPPYGPAPYGPAPYGPAPYGPAPYPPGQYGPPPVPYSPPPARRGVSRWWPWSRRRYRPGRAEPPTALPAEERAPVEARPSTGERKVFARLDAPDAVVPDVEFALFVGLGSAPGIGAISAPFEVPTDTFTLGVQVLAEGFRVLGEGLIRELVVSDLDPHPYALVRLVAEDTPELRADRAIQAVYTLDGQILGVASRVVRVLPPEAAPPAAPDRPRLAPGAPPPAPPGPRPPAPQPPPAPRPAAPNPAAGLAPAPGPQPPDPASPGAPPPGRASPGAPAAGPAPPAPPRPVPFRVESAEAGPGLPGMPGFSGLATGVDWVLPSDPDTQPDLEVIVAPGNDTAGNRLVWYLRSPHHGVPLPSEPVRVVTSGTNAEWARGMMRGVEDRRDAADRAQYLRGVGYEIRQAMPDAFWTAVRAVADLCAPQPPTVLLASWEPYVPWELATVDDPWDAGQPDVLAGQTVLGRWTYQEQHRTPAPPAALDLRAMAVISGRYERAARLPEAEAEAERLATRYDAEEIEARLEAVLGVLGGQPVVDVLHVALHGRLDATGSQDGLLMLDGTWLSPRSVRGVGESPIRLVFLNACQVGQGQQALGEPAGMAAALVGLGAGAVVAPLWKIDDGVARDVAEHFYPAIWAGESPAAYLRRLRGTTQAADTVSAYVYFGHPRLRVSWTGRDGGA, from the coding sequence ATGCAGCCGTTGTCGGTCGACGACCTCGCCGTTGTGCTGCGCGCGCTCGGCGACCGTGACCGGCGGATTCGCGCGGCCGCGTCCGAGGTGCTCCGGTACGTCCCGGTCGGTCCCGACGTCGTCCGGGCCGCGGCCCCCCTTGGGTTACCGCTTTCTCCGGCGGACGCCGCCTCGCGCGCCGTCCGTCCGCCGGCGGAACCGGCCGGGCCGGTGGAGCGGCGGCTCCTGGGCACCGCACCGGCTGATTGGCCCGCCGTCGTGGAAGCGCTGGCGAGGGAGCAGCCGGAGGCGCTGCTGGGGCGGGCGTTGGCCCGGGTCGCCGGGCCGGCGCAGCTGCTGTCGGTGTGCCGACCGGCGCTCGAGGAGCGTTCCGCCGGTACGCGCAGGACGGCCTGGAGCACGCTGTACGTGGCGGCGCCGGCGCTGAGCGGCTTGCCGCCGGAAGCCGAGATGACCGGCGACGAGCGGGACGTGCCGTACGCGGCGCTAGCGCGGCTGCTCGTGCTCGTCGCTTCGTCGGAGCCCCGCCCGGGCGCCGGCGCGATTCCCCCCGAGCGACCGAGGCCGCCGATCCTGCCGCAGGAGCCGTCGTACCCGCCCGCGGCGCCGCCGCGTCCACCGACGTCGCCACCGCCGCAGGAGCCACCGCCGCAGGAGCCCCCGCCGCAGGAGCCCCCGCCGCAGGAGCCCCCGCCGCAGGAGCCAACGCGGCGGCCTCCGTCGGCCGTGCCGCCGTCGGTTCAGCCCCCCGCGCAGCCGCCTCCGCGGCCGACGCCGGCGCCGCCGTCGTATGAGCAGCCGCCGTACGGGCCGGCGCCTGGGCCGCCTCCGCAGGAGCCGGCGCCGCCGTCGTATGAGCAGCCGCCGTACGGGCCGGCGCCGTACGGGCCGGCGCCGTACGGGCCGGCGCCGTACGGGCCGGCGCCGTATCCGCCGGGGCAGTACGGGCCGCCGCCGGTGCCGTACTCACCACCGCCCGCTCGCCGGGGCGTCTCGCGGTGGTGGCCCTGGAGCCGACGGCGCTACCGTCCCGGTCGCGCCGAGCCACCCACCGCGCTTCCCGCCGAGGAGCGGGCACCGGTCGAGGCGCGGCCGTCGACAGGTGAACGAAAGGTGTTCGCGCGCCTGGACGCGCCCGACGCCGTCGTGCCGGACGTCGAGTTCGCGCTGTTCGTCGGACTGGGCTCGGCGCCGGGGATCGGAGCGATCTCGGCGCCGTTCGAGGTGCCGACCGACACGTTCACACTCGGTGTGCAGGTCCTTGCGGAGGGCTTCCGGGTCCTCGGTGAAGGGCTGATTCGGGAGCTCGTGGTGTCCGACCTGGACCCGCACCCCTATGCGCTGGTGCGCTTGGTCGCCGAGGACACCCCCGAACTCCGCGCCGACCGGGCGATTCAGGCGGTGTACACGCTCGACGGGCAGATCCTCGGCGTCGCCTCCCGGGTCGTGCGCGTCCTACCCCCCGAGGCCGCACCCCCGGCCGCGCCGGACCGACCGCGGCTCGCACCCGGGGCGCCGCCCCCAGCGCCTCCAGGACCGCGCCCTCCAGCCCCGCAACCCCCACCCGCGCCACGGCCGGCCGCACCGAACCCGGCGGCGGGTCTCGCGCCCGCGCCCGGCCCGCAGCCTCCGGACCCGGCGTCGCCCGGGGCGCCGCCTCCCGGGCGGGCATCGCCGGGTGCTCCGGCGGCGGGTCCTGCGCCGCCCGCGCCTCCGCGGCCGGTGCCGTTTCGCGTCGAGTCCGCGGAGGCGGGGCCGGGGCTGCCGGGGATGCCCGGGTTCAGCGGGCTCGCGACCGGCGTCGACTGGGTGTTACCGAGCGATCCGGACACCCAGCCCGATCTTGAAGTGATCGTCGCGCCCGGCAACGACACCGCGGGCAACCGGCTGGTCTGGTACCTCCGCTCACCCCACCACGGCGTCCCGCTGCCGAGCGAACCGGTCCGCGTCGTCACGTCCGGCACCAACGCCGAGTGGGCGCGCGGCATGATGCGCGGCGTCGAGGATCGCCGGGACGCCGCGGACCGCGCCCAGTACCTGCGCGGCGTCGGATACGAGATCCGGCAGGCGATGCCGGACGCGTTCTGGACCGCGGTGCGCGCGGTCGCCGACCTCTGCGCACCCCAACCTCCCACGGTCCTGCTCGCGAGCTGGGAACCGTACGTCCCGTGGGAGCTGGCCACGGTCGACGATCCGTGGGACGCCGGGCAGCCGGATGTCCTGGCCGGACAGACCGTGCTGGGCCGCTGGACCTACCAGGAACAACACCGGACGCCCGCCCCTCCCGCCGCGCTCGATCTGCGGGCGATGGCGGTGATAAGCGGCCGGTACGAGCGAGCCGCGCGCCTGCCGGAAGCCGAAGCCGAGGCAGAGCGGCTCGCCACCCGGTACGACGCCGAGGAGATCGAAGCCCGGCTCGAAGCGGTGCTCGGCGTCCTCGGCGGACAGCCGGTCGTCGACGTTCTCCACGTCGCCCTGCACGGGCGCCTCGACGCCACCGGCAGCCAGGACGGGCTGCTGATGCTCGACGGCACGTGGCTGAGCCCGCGGTCCGTGCGCGGGGTCGGGGAGAGCCCGATCCGCCTCGTGTTCCTCAACGCCTGCCAGGTCGGACAGGGGCAGCAGGCGCTCGGCGAACCGGCGGGCATGGCGGCGGCGCTGGTCGGCCTCGGCGCGGGTGCGGTCGTCGCACCGCTCTGGAAGATCGACGACGGTGTGGCCAGGGACGTCGCCGAGCACTTCTACCCGGCGATCTGGGCCGGCGAGTCACCGGCGGCGTACCTTCGCCGGCTACGCGGAACCACGCAGGCGGCCGACACGGTGTCGGCCTATGTCTATTTCGGTCACCCGCGGCTGCGGGTGTCGTGGACGGGAAGGGACGGCGGTGCCTGA
- a CDS encoding acyl-CoA dehydrogenase family protein, with amino-acid sequence MDASFGIYRLAEEHGYVRDAVREIAEGAIAPYAAEVDDKPRFPAEAREALTNAGFHAVHVPKEYDGEGADAITGAIVVEEVARVCASSSLIPAVNKLGSTPVILSGSDELKREVLPPLARGEAMFSYALSEREAGSDAASMSTRAVRDGDHWVLNGTKAWITNSGVSTYYTVMAKTDPSAGSRGISAFVVHKDDPGFSVGAPERKLGIKGSPTCEIYFENCTIPLHRIVGEPGTGFATAMRTLDHTRLAIGAQAVGIAQGAFEVARDYVKQRKQFGRPIADFQSLQFMLADMALKIEAARQMVYVAAAKAERNEPDLTFYSASAKVLASDTAMSVTTDAVQLLGGAGYTKDFPVERMMRDAKITQIYEGTNQINRIVMARQLLK; translated from the coding sequence GTGGACGCTTCGTTCGGTATTTACCGGCTTGCGGAGGAACACGGCTATGTCCGCGATGCCGTACGAGAGATCGCCGAGGGAGCGATTGCACCGTATGCCGCAGAGGTGGACGACAAACCACGCTTTCCGGCCGAGGCGCGTGAAGCTCTGACGAACGCCGGTTTTCACGCCGTGCACGTGCCGAAGGAGTACGACGGCGAGGGTGCGGACGCGATCACCGGCGCGATCGTCGTCGAGGAGGTCGCCAGGGTCTGCGCGTCCAGCTCGCTGATCCCGGCCGTGAACAAGCTCGGTTCGACGCCGGTGATCCTCTCCGGATCGGACGAGCTGAAGCGCGAAGTGCTGCCCCCGCTGGCGCGCGGCGAGGCGATGTTCTCGTACGCGCTGTCCGAGCGGGAAGCCGGTTCGGACGCGGCGTCGATGTCCACGCGGGCGGTCCGTGACGGTGATCACTGGGTGCTCAACGGCACCAAGGCGTGGATCACGAACTCCGGCGTGTCGACGTACTACACGGTCATGGCGAAGACGGACCCGAGCGCCGGTTCGCGGGGAATCTCCGCATTCGTGGTCCACAAGGACGATCCGGGCTTCTCGGTCGGCGCCCCGGAGCGGAAGCTCGGCATCAAGGGCTCGCCGACCTGCGAGATCTACTTCGAGAACTGCACGATCCCGCTGCACCGGATCGTCGGCGAGCCGGGCACCGGCTTCGCCACCGCGATGCGGACGCTCGACCACACCCGGCTCGCGATCGGCGCCCAGGCGGTCGGCATCGCCCAGGGTGCATTCGAGGTGGCGCGCGACTACGTGAAGCAGCGCAAGCAGTTCGGCCGGCCGATCGCCGACTTCCAGAGCCTCCAGTTCATGCTCGCCGACATGGCGCTCAAGATCGAGGCCGCCCGGCAGATGGTGTACGTCGCCGCCGCGAAGGCCGAGCGCAACGAGCCGGACCTCACGTTCTACTCGGCCTCGGCGAAGGTGCTGGCCTCCGACACCGCGATGTCCGTGACCACCGACGCGGTCCAGCTGCTCGGCGGCGCCGGTTACACCAAGGACTTCCCGGTCGAGCGGATGATGCGCGACGCCAAGATCACCCAGATCTACGAGGGCACCAACCAGATCAACCGCATCGTGATGGCTCGCCAGCTGCTCAAGTAA
- a CDS encoding UDP-glucose dehydrogenase family protein: MSESIPQRPRLTVLGTGYLGATHAVSMAELGYEVLGVDVDESKITKLADGQVPFHEPGLDEMLRRNLATGRLRFTTSYAEAADFGDVHFVCVGTPQKAGSLAADMRYVESAVVSLAPHLTRKALIVGKSTVPVGTAEWVEELVAQHAPAGTGVEVAWNPEFLREGFAVEDTLRPDRLVFGVKSEWAQQMLEATYKGVYELGAAEDREVPTVVTDFPTAELVKVAANSYLATKISFINAMAEVSEVAGADVTQLARAIGYDVRIGNKFLRAGVGFGGGCLPKDIRAFQARAEELGVGHALRFLNEVDQINDRRREKAVQLTAELLGGDLAGARVGVLGATFKPNSDDVRDSPAVAVTRLLADAGAQITVYDPQGIDNARRALPTVAYSTSAVDAVRDADVVVVLTEWEEFRHADPVALGSVVAHKRVVDGRNCLDPSEWRAAGWEYRGMGRA, from the coding sequence GTGTCGGAATCGATCCCCCAACGCCCTCGCCTAACAGTGCTCGGCACGGGGTATCTCGGGGCCACCCATGCCGTCTCGATGGCCGAACTCGGCTATGAAGTACTCGGTGTCGACGTGGATGAGTCCAAGATCACCAAACTCGCGGACGGCCAGGTGCCGTTCCACGAGCCAGGGCTGGACGAGATGCTCCGTCGAAATCTCGCGACCGGTCGTCTGCGCTTCACGACCTCATACGCGGAGGCCGCCGACTTCGGCGACGTCCACTTCGTGTGTGTCGGCACGCCGCAAAAGGCCGGTTCGCTCGCGGCCGACATGCGGTACGTGGAATCGGCCGTAGTGTCGCTGGCGCCGCATTTGACTCGTAAGGCGCTGATCGTCGGCAAGTCGACGGTTCCGGTCGGAACCGCCGAGTGGGTGGAAGAGCTGGTCGCGCAGCACGCGCCCGCCGGCACCGGCGTCGAGGTCGCGTGGAACCCGGAGTTCCTCCGTGAGGGCTTCGCGGTGGAGGACACGCTCCGCCCCGACCGGCTCGTCTTCGGCGTCAAGAGCGAGTGGGCTCAGCAGATGCTCGAGGCCACCTACAAGGGCGTCTACGAGCTCGGCGCCGCGGAGGACCGCGAGGTCCCCACCGTCGTCACCGACTTCCCGACCGCCGAGCTGGTCAAGGTCGCGGCGAACTCGTACCTGGCCACGAAGATCTCGTTCATCAACGCGATGGCCGAGGTGTCCGAGGTCGCGGGCGCCGACGTGACGCAGCTCGCACGGGCGATCGGCTACGACGTCCGGATCGGCAACAAGTTCCTGCGCGCGGGCGTCGGGTTCGGCGGCGGGTGCCTGCCGAAGGACATCCGGGCCTTCCAGGCCCGCGCCGAGGAGCTCGGTGTCGGGCACGCGCTGCGGTTCCTCAACGAGGTCGACCAGATCAACGACCGGCGCCGGGAGAAGGCGGTCCAGCTGACCGCCGAGCTGCTCGGCGGTGACCTGGCGGGGGCTCGGGTCGGTGTCCTCGGTGCCACGTTCAAGCCCAATTCGGACGATGTGCGCGACTCGCCGGCGGTGGCTGTGACGCGGTTGCTCGCCGACGCGGGTGCACAGATCACCGTGTACGACCCGCAGGGCATCGACAACGCCCGGCGCGCGCTGCCGACGGTCGCGTACTCCACGTCGGCGGTGGACGCGGTCCGCGACGCCGACGTGGTGGTCGTGCTGACCGAGTGGGAAGAGTTCCGGCACGCCGACCCGGTGGCGCTGGGCTCTGTCGTCGCGCACAAGCGCGTGGTGGACGGTCGGAACTGCCTCGACCCGTCCGAGTGGCGCGCCGCCGGCTGGGAGTACCGCGGCATGGGCCGCGCCTAG
- a CDS encoding CoA-binding protein translates to MTHSSPDDIRTLLAAKTWAFVGLTDTPYRTVYQMAAFLQRNGVRIVPVNPRAESVLGERGYTSLTEVPEPVDVVGVYRRSEFVAPHVDEAITIGASGVWMPLDVVDEDAAARAGEAGLTVVMDRCPKIEWPAHGPR, encoded by the coding sequence ATGACGCATAGCTCGCCCGACGACATTCGCACACTGTTGGCGGCGAAGACGTGGGCGTTCGTGGGGCTCACCGACACGCCGTACCGGACCGTGTACCAGATGGCGGCGTTTCTGCAGCGCAACGGCGTCCGGATCGTGCCGGTGAACCCCCGCGCGGAATCGGTCCTGGGCGAGCGGGGGTACACCTCGCTCACGGAGGTGCCGGAACCGGTCGACGTGGTCGGCGTCTACCGCCGCTCGGAGTTCGTCGCACCGCACGTCGACGAGGCGATCACGATCGGCGCGAGCGGCGTCTGGATGCCGCTCGACGTCGTCGACGAGGACGCTGCCGCCCGGGCCGGCGAGGCGGGCCTCACCGTCGTCATGGACCGCTGCCCCAAGATCGAGTGGCCCGCGCACGGTCCGCGCTGA
- the purE gene encoding 5-(carboxyamino)imidazole ribonucleotide mutase gives MTVGLIMGSDSDWPTMKAAAEALAEFGIEHEVRVVSAHRTPRAMLDYAESAADRGLKVIIAGAGGAAHLPGMVASMTPLPVIGVPVPLKHLDGMDSLLSIVQMPAGVPVATVSIGGARNAGLLAVRILAAADPDLRERMARFQDDLRALVATKDAALQKSVHL, from the coding sequence ATGACCGTCGGTCTGATCATGGGCAGCGATTCCGACTGGCCCACGATGAAGGCAGCGGCCGAAGCGCTCGCCGAGTTCGGGATCGAGCACGAGGTGCGGGTGGTCTCCGCGCACCGGACGCCCCGGGCGATGCTCGACTACGCGGAGTCCGCCGCCGACCGGGGGCTGAAGGTGATCATCGCGGGCGCCGGTGGCGCCGCGCACCTGCCGGGCATGGTGGCCTCAATGACGCCGCTCCCGGTGATCGGCGTTCCCGTGCCGCTGAAGCACCTCGACGGCATGGACTCGCTGCTCTCGATCGTCCAGATGCCCGCGGGCGTGCCGGTCGCGACCGTGAGCATCGGCGGCGCGAGGAACGCGGGTCTGCTGGCCGTGCGCATCCTCGCCGCCGCCGACCCGGACCTCCGCGAGCGGATGGCGCGATTCCAGGACGACCTGCGCGCCCTGGTTGCCACCAAGGACGCCGCCCTTCAGAAATCTGTCCACCTGTAG
- a CDS encoding 5-(carboxyamino)imidazole ribonucleotide synthase, protein MHPRTGLPVVGMVGAGQLARMTHQAAIALGQSLRVLAADPDDGAALVAADVLIGDHTDLAALRKLAASAEVVTFDHEHVPPEHLRALVAEGVTVYPGPDALIHAQDKQVMRERLTALGAPAPRWAPVGSVEDVVRFAAAGQASATGGGAAAAGAGRTVVAKATRGGYDGRGVWMISDPSQVRELLDAGTSLIVEERVPLVRELAAVVARSPFGQVAAWPVVETVQRDGINVEVIAPAPGLSEERAIEAQELAIRIAAELGVVGVLAVELFETPNGILVNELAMRPHNSAHWTIEGSRTSQFEQHLRAVLDYPLGATNLTAPYVVMANLLGGDVTPPRPGTYPRSDTHHRPPAEMTLDERLHHMMAAEPGVKVHLYGKELRPGRKVGHVTALGDDLDDVRRRARRAVHWLREGQETS, encoded by the coding sequence ATGCACCCCCGTACCGGACTCCCGGTAGTCGGCATGGTGGGCGCCGGCCAACTCGCCCGGATGACCCATCAGGCCGCGATCGCGCTCGGGCAGTCGCTCCGCGTCCTCGCCGCGGATCCGGACGACGGCGCCGCGCTGGTCGCCGCCGACGTCCTGATCGGCGACCACACCGACCTGGCCGCGCTCCGCAAGCTCGCGGCAAGCGCCGAGGTGGTCACGTTCGACCACGAGCACGTGCCGCCGGAGCACCTGCGCGCGCTGGTCGCCGAGGGCGTCACCGTCTACCCGGGGCCGGACGCGCTGATCCACGCCCAGGACAAGCAGGTCATGCGCGAGCGGCTCACCGCACTCGGTGCGCCGGCGCCGCGCTGGGCCCCGGTCGGGTCCGTGGAGGACGTCGTGCGGTTCGCGGCCGCCGGGCAAGCCTCGGCGACCGGCGGAGGAGCCGCTGCCGCAGGAGCCGGCCGCACGGTGGTGGCCAAGGCGACCCGCGGTGGCTACGACGGCCGCGGCGTCTGGATGATCAGCGACCCGTCGCAGGTACGTGAGCTGCTGGACGCCGGGACGTCGCTGATCGTCGAGGAGCGGGTGCCGCTCGTCCGCGAGCTGGCCGCCGTCGTGGCGCGTTCGCCGTTCGGTCAGGTCGCCGCGTGGCCGGTCGTGGAGACCGTGCAGCGGGACGGCATCAACGTCGAGGTGATCGCGCCGGCGCCCGGGCTGTCCGAAGAGCGGGCGATCGAGGCCCAGGAACTGGCGATCCGGATCGCGGCCGAGCTCGGCGTCGTCGGTGTGCTGGCGGTGGAGCTGTTCGAGACGCCGAACGGAATCCTGGTCAACGAGCTGGCGATGCGTCCGCACAACTCCGCGCACTGGACGATCGAGGGCTCCCGGACGTCGCAGTTCGAGCAGCACCTACGGGCGGTCCTCGACTACCCGCTCGGAGCGACGAACCTGACCGCGCCGTACGTCGTCATGGCGAACCTCCTCGGCGGGGACGTCACGCCGCCGCGCCCAGGGACGTACCCCCGCTCGGACACGCACCACCGCCCTCCGGCCGAGATGACGCTCGACGAGCGGCTGCACCACATGATGGCCGCCGAGCCGGGCGTCAAGGTGCACCTGTACGGCAAGGAGCTGCGCCCCGGGCGCAAGGTCGGCCACGTCACCGCGCTCGGTGACGACCTGGACGACGTCCGCCGCCGAGCCCGGCGTGCGGTCCACTGGCTACGCGAGGGGCAAGAGACGTCATGA
- a CDS encoding GtrA family protein: protein MNFVRRLRDRWHALIKELTKFGIIGIVNTALDFAVWNALLFIGPIKAQVISTTVSATSSYFMNRHWTFRHRARSGLRREYLLFFGFNAIGLLITAAILGIATYAFHVEHVAALNVVKLFAIGIATAFRFWAYRRWVFLHPEDQLYEPEDEPAPQR from the coding sequence GTGAACTTCGTGCGGCGTCTTCGTGACCGGTGGCACGCCCTGATCAAAGAGCTGACGAAGTTCGGCATCATCGGCATCGTCAACACCGCGCTCGACTTCGCGGTCTGGAACGCGCTGCTGTTCATCGGCCCGATCAAGGCCCAGGTCATCTCGACGACGGTCTCGGCCACCTCGTCCTACTTCATGAACCGGCACTGGACGTTCCGGCATCGAGCCCGCTCCGGCCTGCGCCGGGAGTACCTTCTGTTCTTCGGCTTCAACGCGATCGGGCTGTTGATCACCGCTGCCATCCTGGGGATCGCAACCTACGCGTTCCACGTCGAGCACGTCGCGGCGCTCAACGTGGTGAAGTTGTTCGCGATCGGGATCGCAACCGCGTTCCGGTTCTGGGCCTACCGGCGGTGGGTGTTCCTCCACCCCGAGGACCAGCTGTACGAGCCGGAGGACGAACCGGCGCCGCAGCGGTAG
- a CDS encoding GtrA family protein: MTLLAKLRAGREGLLRQLASFGVIGALNFVVDTVIFNALFVIGPVKAQIVATVVATTLSYFLNRHWTFRKHERSGLRREYTLFFLLNGVGLAITAAIVGVAKYGFDLHDQLALNVVRLFAIGVATLFRFWSYKRWVFGKELEPVPAVPVIPEQRSGREPVRADY; this comes from the coding sequence GTGACTTTGTTGGCGAAGCTTCGCGCAGGTCGGGAAGGGCTCCTCCGCCAGCTGGCGTCGTTCGGCGTCATCGGAGCGTTGAACTTCGTCGTCGACACCGTGATCTTCAACGCGCTGTTCGTGATCGGCCCGGTGAAGGCACAGATCGTGGCCACGGTCGTGGCGACCACGCTGTCGTACTTCCTGAACAGGCACTGGACGTTCCGCAAGCACGAACGATCCGGGCTGCGCCGCGAGTACACGCTGTTCTTCCTGCTCAACGGCGTCGGCTTGGCGATCACCGCGGCGATCGTCGGCGTCGCGAAGTACGGGTTCGATCTGCACGACCAGCTCGCGCTGAACGTGGTGCGGCTGTTCGCGATCGGGGTGGCGACGCTGTTCCGGTTCTGGTCGTACAAGCGCTGGGTGTTCGGCAAGGAGCTCGAGCCGGTTCCGGCGGTTCCGGTGATCCCCGAGCAGCGTTCGGGGCGCGAACCGGTCCGCGCCGACTACTGA
- a CDS encoding PH domain-containing protein codes for MAVPYRLLMDGEDVVVHRHPHVRVLFRPAVVTVVTVAIAGLLIAVVSQASTRWGIAAAALVLVTASAFRPVLHWATTTLTVTDRRLLLRSGVLSRYGRDIPLGRIDEVSFEHTLLERALGCGTLYVELAGERGVVVVQNVPRVERVQAAIYELLDDEFEELDEDLLEELGEPQ; via the coding sequence GTGGCCGTACCGTACCGCCTGCTCATGGACGGCGAAGACGTCGTCGTCCACCGTCATCCGCATGTGCGGGTGCTGTTCCGCCCTGCGGTGGTGACTGTGGTTACGGTGGCGATCGCCGGGCTGCTGATCGCGGTGGTGTCACAGGCGTCGACGCGGTGGGGGATCGCCGCGGCCGCGCTGGTGCTGGTCACCGCGTCGGCGTTCCGCCCGGTTCTGCACTGGGCGACGACGACGCTGACCGTGACCGACCGCCGGCTGCTGCTGCGGTCCGGCGTCCTGTCGCGGTACGGACGGGACATCCCGCTCGGCCGGATCGACGAGGTGTCGTTCGAGCACACGCTGCTGGAGCGGGCACTGGGCTGCGGCACGCTCTACGTCGAGCTAGCGGGCGAGCGCGGCGTCGTCGTCGTGCAGAACGTGCCCCGGGTCGAGCGGGTGCAGGCGGCGATCTACGAGCTCCTCGACGACGAATTCGAGGAGCTCGACGAGGACCTGCTCGAGGAGCTCGGCGAACCTCAGTAG